A DNA window from Prevotella intermedia ATCC 25611 = DSM 20706 contains the following coding sequences:
- a CDS encoding cob(I)yrinic acid a,c-diamide adenosyltransferase, whose product MSAKKMVSRGQVHVYTGDGKGKTTAAFGLALRACMSGKKVFIGQFIKSMRYNETRIADFFENISVELFGCGCMLMRAPDEADKQRAQEGLRKCAECLKSGDWDMVVFDEITIALNMELIGIEELIKALDNRATKTEVVLTGRYAPQRLIDYADLVTDMQEVKHYYANKGLLSREGIDR is encoded by the coding sequence ATGAGTGCAAAGAAAATGGTAAGCCGTGGACAGGTACATGTCTACACGGGCGACGGCAAAGGCAAAACGACAGCAGCTTTTGGACTGGCTCTGAGAGCCTGTATGTCTGGCAAAAAAGTATTTATAGGGCAGTTCATTAAATCGATGCGCTATAACGAAACACGCATTGCAGATTTCTTCGAGAATATATCTGTCGAGCTGTTTGGCTGTGGTTGTATGCTGATGCGCGCACCCGACGAGGCGGACAAGCAGCGTGCGCAGGAAGGTTTACGCAAGTGTGCGGAGTGCTTGAAGTCGGGCGATTGGGACATGGTGGTGTTCGATGAAATCACGATAGCACTGAATATGGAACTTATTGGTATCGAAGAACTTATAAAAGCACTCGACAACAGAGCCACTAAAACGGAAGTTGTGCTGACTGGCAGATACGCTCCGCAGAGGCTAATCGACTATGCCGACCTTGTAACCGATATGCAGGAAGTGAAGCATTACTATGCCAACAAAGGACTTTTGTCGCGCGAAGGCATCGACCGATAA
- the htpG gene encoding molecular chaperone HtpG, giving the protein MQKGKIGVTTENIFPVIKKFLYSDHEIFLREMVSNAVDATQKLRTLATTGEFKGETNDLKVSISLDEKAGTLTISDNGIGMTAEEIDKYINQIAFSGVTDFLDKYKDKAEAIIGHFGLGFYSAFMVSKKVEIITKSYRDDAQAVKWSCDGSPEFLLEDAEKAGRGTDIVLYIDDDCKEFLEKQKIESLLNKYCKFMAVPVVFGKRTEWKDGKNVETDEDNVINSVEPLWAKAPTGLSDENYKSFYRTLFPMNDEPLFWIHLNVDYPFNLTGILYFPRVKNNIELQRNKIQLFCNQVFVTDQVEGIVPEFLTLLHGVIDSPDIPLNVSRSYLQSDANVKKISTYITKKVADRLNGIFKENRKEYEEKWNDLKLFVNYGMLSQPDFYDRAKDFSLFTDVDGKNFTYEEYRTLIKDNQTDKDGTLIYLYATDKEEQYSYIEAARAKGYSVVLADGQLDVPAVSMLEQKFEKSRFVRVDSDVIDRIIVKDNADNEQKLAENDTDLLTQAFQSQVPKMEKAEFMVAVEALGETAQPVVATQNEYMRRMKEMSQYQQGMAFYAQMPDTYTIVLNSDHALVKRILEEGNAETAEKLKPILSEIKGLQAREAALRQEQGKKKAEEITQEEKDDLKNTEESLSKQRTEKNDVIANYAKGNNAIHQLIDLALLQNGMLKGAALDKFIKRSVDLIK; this is encoded by the coding sequence ATGCAAAAAGGTAAAATAGGTGTAACAACAGAAAACATCTTTCCTGTTATCAAGAAATTCCTCTATTCCGACCACGAAATCTTCCTTCGTGAGATGGTTTCCAATGCTGTCGATGCAACACAGAAGTTGCGCACACTCGCTACAACGGGCGAATTTAAAGGCGAAACCAACGACCTTAAAGTCAGCATAAGCCTCGACGAAAAGGCAGGAACGCTCACCATCAGCGACAACGGTATCGGTATGACAGCCGAAGAAATCGACAAATACATCAACCAGATAGCCTTTTCGGGCGTTACAGACTTCTTAGACAAGTACAAGGATAAGGCAGAAGCCATTATCGGACACTTCGGTCTCGGTTTCTATTCAGCCTTTATGGTGTCTAAAAAGGTGGAAATCATTACGAAAAGCTATCGCGACGATGCGCAGGCAGTGAAGTGGAGCTGCGACGGAAGCCCAGAGTTCTTGCTCGAAGATGCAGAGAAGGCGGGTCGTGGTACGGACATTGTGCTCTACATCGACGACGATTGCAAGGAGTTTTTGGAGAAACAGAAGATTGAGAGCCTGCTCAACAAGTACTGTAAGTTTATGGCTGTGCCCGTTGTATTCGGCAAACGCACTGAATGGAAGGACGGAAAGAACGTTGAAACCGACGAAGACAACGTTATAAACAGTGTGGAACCACTGTGGGCAAAGGCACCAACGGGATTGAGCGACGAAAATTACAAGAGCTTCTACCGCACACTTTTCCCAATGAACGACGAACCTTTGTTCTGGATTCACCTTAATGTGGACTACCCTTTCAACCTCACAGGTATCCTCTACTTCCCACGTGTGAAGAACAACATAGAACTTCAGCGCAACAAAATACAGCTTTTCTGCAACCAAGTGTTCGTTACCGACCAAGTTGAAGGCATTGTGCCAGAGTTCCTTACCCTACTCCACGGTGTCATAGACTCGCCCGATATACCGCTGAACGTAAGCCGCAGCTACTTGCAGAGCGATGCCAACGTGAAGAAAATATCTACTTACATCACCAAGAAAGTGGCTGACCGCCTGAACGGAATATTCAAAGAGAACCGCAAGGAATACGAAGAGAAGTGGAACGACCTGAAGCTTTTCGTGAACTACGGTATGCTTTCGCAGCCCGATTTCTACGACCGTGCAAAGGATTTCTCGCTCTTTACCGACGTAGACGGCAAGAACTTCACATACGAAGAGTACCGCACACTCATCAAAGACAACCAAACCGACAAGGACGGAACGCTGATTTACCTCTACGCAACCGACAAGGAGGAGCAGTATTCGTATATCGAGGCGGCACGTGCAAAGGGTTATTCCGTTGTCTTGGCAGACGGACAGTTGGACGTTCCTGCTGTTTCGATGCTCGAACAGAAGTTCGAAAAGTCGCGTTTCGTACGTGTAGATTCTGACGTAATCGACCGCATCATCGTGAAAGACAACGCCGACAACGAGCAGAAACTTGCCGAAAACGACACCGATTTGCTTACGCAGGCTTTCCAATCGCAGGTGCCTAAGATGGAGAAAGCTGAATTTATGGTGGCAGTAGAAGCGTTGGGCGAAACCGCACAGCCTGTTGTGGCAACGCAAAACGAATATATGCGCCGTATGAAAGAGATGAGCCAATATCAGCAAGGTATGGCTTTCTATGCGCAAATGCCTGACACTTACACTATTGTGCTGAACTCTGACCACGCACTTGTGAAGCGAATACTCGAAGAAGGCAATGCCGAGACAGCCGAAAAGCTGAAGCCTATCCTCAGCGAAATAAAGGGCTTGCAGGCTCGTGAAGCTGCTTTGCGCCAAGAACAAGGCAAGAAGAAGGCAGAAGAAATTACGCAAGAAGAGAAAGACGACCTCAAGAATACGGAGGAATCGCTCAGCAAACAGCGCACCGAAAAGAACGATGTAATCGCCAATTACGCAAAGGGCAACAACGCCATACATCAGCTTATAGACCTCGCACTCTTGCAAAATGGTATGCTGAAAGGTGCTGCGCTTGACAAGTTCATTAAGCGTTCGGTGGATTTGATAAAGTAA
- a CDS encoding YihY/virulence factor BrkB family protein has product MKIDIDNIKYFLTTGMWLKTEQRSKRRNIVIRQLQKLYLAIKFFLERDHIAATTQLSFSTIMAIVPIAAMIFAIANGFGFGKFIETQFREMLSAQPQAADWLLTLTRSYLSHAKTGIFIGIGLVIMLYSVFSLINTVERVFDSIWQVKDTRPFSRVLIDYTAMMFFVPIAIIIMSGLSIYFYSFMENLNGLRVLGTIARFSLRYIVPWIILTLMFIALYVFMPNAKVKISKTIVPAMIASLLMLCLQAVYIHGQIFLTSYNAIYGSFAALPLFMLWILASWYICLFCAELSYTNQNLEYYEFLVETKDVCHNDLLVMSATVLSHICQRFSDGESPYTALELKTLTRIPLRVTMDILHKLKEVELISENHSTATDEVTYTPTHDTSNITVGEMVARLEAAPASKFALLGISPNNAWDRDVYNKVEKAHAAYLKELKSINIKELTKRQKD; this is encoded by the coding sequence ATGAAGATAGACATAGACAACATAAAATACTTCTTGACCACAGGAATGTGGCTGAAAACAGAGCAACGCTCGAAACGCAGGAACATAGTTATCAGACAGCTGCAAAAGCTCTATCTCGCCATAAAATTCTTCTTGGAACGCGACCATATCGCAGCTACGACGCAGCTTTCGTTCTCTACGATAATGGCAATAGTGCCCATTGCTGCTATGATATTTGCGATTGCGAACGGCTTTGGCTTCGGTAAGTTCATCGAAACACAGTTCCGCGAAATGCTGTCGGCGCAACCACAAGCCGCCGATTGGCTGCTGACGCTCACCCGTTCTTACCTTTCTCACGCCAAAACAGGCATCTTTATCGGTATCGGATTGGTGATTATGCTTTACAGTGTATTCTCGTTGATAAACACCGTAGAGCGGGTTTTCGACAGTATATGGCAGGTAAAGGACACACGCCCCTTCAGTCGGGTGCTCATAGACTACACCGCTATGATGTTCTTCGTGCCCATTGCCATCATCATAATGTCGGGTTTGAGCATCTACTTTTACAGTTTTATGGAAAATCTGAACGGTCTTCGTGTTCTTGGAACCATTGCCCGCTTCTCGCTCCGCTACATTGTGCCGTGGATAATTCTCACCCTTATGTTCATCGCGCTTTATGTTTTCATGCCCAATGCGAAGGTAAAAATCTCGAAAACCATAGTGCCTGCAATGATAGCCAGCCTGCTGATGCTCTGTCTGCAAGCGGTTTACATTCACGGACAGATATTCCTTACAAGCTACAACGCCATCTACGGCTCGTTTGCAGCACTTCCGCTGTTTATGTTGTGGATACTTGCGTCGTGGTATATCTGCCTGTTCTGCGCCGAACTCAGCTATACCAACCAGAATTTGGAGTACTACGAGTTCCTTGTAGAAACGAAAGACGTGTGCCATAACGACCTTCTCGTGATGAGTGCCACCGTGTTGAGCCACATCTGCCAACGCTTTTCAGACGGCGAAAGTCCCTACACGGCATTGGAATTAAAAACGCTGACACGTATTCCGCTGCGTGTTACGATGGACATACTCCACAAACTGAAAGAGGTGGAACTTATTTCGGAAAACCATTCTACTGCCACCGACGAGGTAACCTATACGCCTACACACGACACAAGCAACATAACTGTGGGCGAAATGGTAGCCCGTTTGGAAGCCGCACCTGCTTCTAAGTTTGCCCTTTTAGGCATTTCCCCCAACAATGCGTGGGACAGGGACGTATATAATAAGGTGGAAAAGGCGCATGCTGCCTATCTGAAAGAATTGAAATCTATCAACATAAAGGAACTTACAAAGCGACAGAAAGACTGA
- a CDS encoding LolA-like putative outer membrane lipoprotein chaperone → MKIQRYILFALAFLLGVNAFGQSSADAKKVLDNAAAIVGRRGGAAANFSITGGEMGRTSGSIAIKNNKFKAVTPETTIWFDGKTQWAYMKNTNEVNISTPNEAQRLSMNPYAFITMYKSGYRLSMKTTTDSYIVHLQAIHPARSMQEFYVTVSKAYYPQQIKMLQGKKWVTINISNFRAASQANSNFRFKHSDAPSAEVIDLR, encoded by the coding sequence ATGAAAATACAACGTTACATTTTATTCGCTTTGGCATTCCTATTGGGTGTCAATGCTTTCGGACAAAGTTCTGCAGATGCAAAAAAAGTGTTAGACAATGCCGCTGCCATCGTTGGACGCCGTGGCGGAGCCGCTGCCAACTTCTCAATCACTGGTGGAGAGATGGGCAGAACATCGGGCAGTATTGCCATTAAGAACAACAAATTCAAGGCAGTAACGCCCGAAACCACCATTTGGTTCGACGGTAAGACGCAGTGGGCATATATGAAGAATACGAACGAGGTGAATATTTCCACGCCCAACGAAGCGCAACGCCTTTCGATGAACCCCTATGCTTTCATTACAATGTACAAAAGTGGCTACCGCCTTTCAATGAAAACAACTACCGACTCGTACATTGTTCACTTGCAAGCCATTCACCCTGCACGCAGTATGCAGGAGTTTTATGTTACCGTTTCGAAGGCTTACTATCCGCAACAGATAAAGATGCTGCAAGGCAAGAAGTGGGTAACGATTAACATCAGCAACTTCCGTGCTGCCTCGCAGGCTAACTCTAATTTCCGTTTCAAGCATTCCGATGCGCCCTCGGCAGAGGTTATTGATTTGCGGTAA